One Paenibacillus riograndensis SBR5 DNA segment encodes these proteins:
- a CDS encoding carbohydrate ABC transporter permease, translating to MNKSKNAAFAYSFLLPSALLTLVLGIYPIAWAFRYMFYNYKGYGTARFIGLDNFSRILRDTEFWNSVVNTFVYAGGKLLLSIPLSLLLAAILNRKIRGRQLLRAVFFMPTVISTAVMAVVFFTIFNSYNGILNQFLIKFNISSSGIDWLGPKHAMLTVILVAVWGAVGNYMLLFLAGLQNIPEDVYESSSLDGANKIQQFRFITLPMLGPVLQMVIMLAIINALKGYESIMVLTEGGPAGKTEVMFLYLYKLFFPVGGSAASTQVQEFGYGSAVAFVSAVIVGMISLIYFYASRRMNRID from the coding sequence ATGAACAAATCCAAGAATGCCGCTTTTGCCTACAGCTTTCTGCTGCCGAGCGCACTGCTCACGCTGGTGCTGGGAATTTACCCGATTGCCTGGGCATTCCGCTACATGTTCTACAACTACAAGGGCTATGGAACTGCCCGGTTCATCGGCCTCGATAATTTTAGCCGGATTTTGCGCGATACAGAGTTTTGGAACTCGGTCGTGAATACATTTGTGTATGCGGGAGGCAAGCTGCTGCTCTCGATCCCGCTGTCCCTGCTGCTGGCAGCGATTCTGAACCGCAAGATCAGGGGCAGACAGCTGCTGCGGGCAGTCTTTTTTATGCCTACGGTAATCAGTACAGCCGTCATGGCTGTGGTTTTTTTTACCATCTTCAACTCATATAACGGAATTCTGAACCAGTTCCTGATCAAATTTAACATTTCATCCTCCGGCATTGACTGGCTGGGTCCGAAGCATGCCATGCTTACGGTCATTCTGGTAGCGGTGTGGGGCGCGGTCGGCAACTATATGCTGCTGTTCCTGGCTGGACTCCAGAATATTCCCGAGGATGTTTACGAGAGCTCTTCTTTGGACGGAGCCAATAAAATACAGCAGTTCCGCTTCATCACCCTGCCGATGCTGGGACCTGTGCTGCAGATGGTCATCATGCTGGCAATTATCAATGCGCTGAAGGGCTATGAGAGCATAATGGTACTCACCGAAGGCGGTCCTGCCGGTAAAACGGAAGTAATGTTCCTTTACCTGTATAAACTGTTCTTTCCGGTCGGCGGCAGCGCAGCCTCCACCCAGGTGCAGGAGTTTGGATATGGCAGTGCAGTCGCGTTTGTGTCTGCAGTTATCGTGGGAATGATTTCGCTGATCTATTTCTACGCCTCCAGACGAATGAATCGGATTGATTGA
- a CDS encoding carbohydrate ABC transporter permease, whose protein sequence is MRTKEITGKTVLWIFLLAFAFITLIPVVITILGSFKTNSELTTGATFLPSKWHFSNYAEAWDQANFSTYTVNSLIVSLSTVAGTLLVASMAAYVVDRMDFFGKKIYVGIQSFTMFVAVGAVVLRPQFDLMVKLHLHSSLWGVILILISAHASIFFILLSFMRGIPRELDEAARIDGSSLGRTFWTIILPLLGPGLGVGALFTFRGAWNEYLLPLVFTMTKPELQTLTVGLANLKYGISAASQTHYMMAGACLSILPILIAYVFANKSFMQMTAGSLKG, encoded by the coding sequence ATGAGAACAAAAGAGATAACGGGAAAGACGGTTTTATGGATCTTTTTGCTGGCATTCGCCTTTATAACCTTGATCCCTGTTGTAATTACCATACTCGGCTCGTTCAAAACAAACAGTGAATTGACTACAGGCGCAACCTTTCTGCCAAGCAAGTGGCATTTCTCCAACTACGCCGAAGCTTGGGACCAGGCCAATTTCTCCACCTATACGGTGAACAGTCTGATCGTGTCACTGTCCACGGTAGCCGGTACGCTGCTGGTAGCTTCCATGGCTGCTTATGTGGTAGACCGGATGGATTTTTTCGGCAAAAAAATTTATGTTGGCATTCAGTCGTTCACGATGTTTGTCGCCGTTGGGGCAGTGGTGCTGCGTCCGCAGTTCGATCTGATGGTCAAGCTGCATCTGCACAGCTCGCTGTGGGGTGTCATTCTGATTCTGATCTCCGCGCATGCTTCGATCTTTTTTATCCTGCTGAGCTTTATGAGAGGCATTCCGCGTGAGCTGGACGAAGCTGCACGGATCGACGGAAGTTCGCTGGGCCGCACCTTCTGGACCATTATCCTGCCGCTGCTGGGTCCCGGCCTTGGGGTTGGAGCTTTGTTCACCTTCCGCGGCGCATGGAATGAATACCTGCTGCCGCTCGTGTTCACGATGACGAAGCCGGAGCTGCAGACACTTACCGTTGGTTTGGCGAACCTGAAATACGGCATTTCCGCCGCCTCGCAGACCCACTACATGATGGCCGGTGCCTGCTTGTCCATTCTGCCGATTCTCATAGCCTATGTGTTTGCCAATAAATCCTTTATGCAGATGACGGCCGGTTCCCTGAAGGGGTAA
- a CDS encoding glycoside hydrolase family 130 protein, with the protein MTVQVPAILTSSPVIHRYEGNPVLDASKVPYNTALVFNAGVTKFKGKYVMVFRNDYGSLADQTIEPHHTTDLGIAFSDDGIHWEASPKKCFKLHDEEIIRAYDPRLTVIGDRCYMCFAVDTRHGIRGGIAVTDDFEEFEILSLSSPDLRNMVLFPEKIGGNYVRLERPFTVYSRGGKDRFDTWISESPDLKYWGNSDLLLAVEHVPFANDKVGPAAPPVKTDKGWLTTFHAVDIDPSRGKHGWEPAWKKRYTAGIMLLDLDNPKKILGMYKQPLLAPETSYEIDGGFRNNVIFPGGMILEDNGEVKIYYGSADTIECLATAHVDDLVSLCLKG; encoded by the coding sequence ATGACAGTTCAGGTTCCCGCAATTCTAACATCCAGTCCGGTGATTCACCGCTATGAAGGCAATCCGGTGCTGGACGCGTCTAAGGTTCCCTATAACACTGCGCTTGTGTTCAATGCAGGTGTGACCAAATTCAAAGGCAAGTATGTGATGGTGTTCCGCAACGATTATGGCTCGCTTGCTGATCAGACGATTGAGCCGCATCATACCACCGACCTGGGGATCGCCTTCAGCGATGACGGAATTCACTGGGAGGCCAGTCCCAAGAAATGCTTCAAGCTGCATGACGAAGAGATTATCCGCGCCTACGACCCGCGTTTGACGGTGATTGGGGACCGCTGCTATATGTGTTTTGCCGTGGATACCCGGCATGGCATCCGGGGCGGGATTGCGGTAACGGATGATTTTGAGGAGTTTGAGATCCTCAGCCTGTCTTCGCCCGATTTGCGCAACATGGTTCTGTTCCCGGAAAAAATAGGCGGCAATTACGTCCGCCTGGAGCGTCCGTTTACTGTGTACAGCCGGGGCGGCAAGGACCGTTTTGACACCTGGATTTCGGAATCTCCCGATTTGAAATATTGGGGCAATTCCGACCTGCTGCTCGCTGTGGAGCATGTGCCTTTCGCCAATGACAAAGTGGGCCCTGCCGCGCCTCCGGTGAAGACGGATAAGGGCTGGCTGACGACCTTCCATGCGGTGGATATTGACCCTTCACGCGGCAAGCACGGCTGGGAGCCAGCCTGGAAGAAGCGGTATACTGCAGGCATCATGCTGCTGGATCTGGACAATCCCAAAAAGATTCTTGGCATGTATAAACAGCCATTGCTCGCACCAGAGACCAGCTATGAGATTGACGGCGGCTTCCGCAACAACGTTATTTTTCCGGGCGGCATGATTCTGGAGGATAACGGCGAAGTCAAAATCTACTACGGCTCTGCGGATACGATTGAATGCCTTGCTACCGCGCATGTAGATGATCTGGTCTCCCTGTGCCTTAAAGGCTGA
- a CDS encoding glycosyl hydrolase, with protein sequence MTNRETNRILNPWDTLKNPPAAYRSVPLWSWNDLLEKEELERQIEEMHRAGIGGFFMHARGGLQTPYMGEEWMEAIRTSIEKSRELGMNAWFYDENGWPSGFADGKVPAKGLDYQQKRLVCEQAPFEDVPAERIIGWYAAGPDGGADYRLLPPGEEARADLRISYDVNPYYTDTLSSMAVKEFIDSTYERYWKQFGEKYGGELSGIFTDEPQFGRGALPWSFELEDMFIRRHGGNVKEVLPALFLDTMGASRARYAYWETVTFMFTQAYAKQIGDWCAGKGWSATGHVVDEQELMHQVTSVGDPMAFYEHLQIPGCDWLGRFVGNDAMVPKQVSSVARQLGKKRAITESFGCSGWNVSFADLKRIGEWQFVHGINLLCQHLQGYSLRGLRKRDYPPSLFYQQPWWSEYKNFNDYFARLSLLLSEGAAQAEVLLLHPVRTAWTLQRGGDYSAVIPYHEAFARLTRWLCQSLIEHDYGSEGIIAGHGRVSGGSFIVGEAAYRVVIVPPSVTVDRRTAELLREFSAQGGTLIAFEPYPVLVDGQEDAEFARFMEAAVLPEWSCEALCRAVSAGAGPSLQISGGNGEPVAADTLNVRTLELAGSILHYVVNSGTEFYPLLNIQLTRQGTVSLVDLETGEIRPLEQKLLGRDLMELEPLERDQMEQELLEQELPEQEQVQAGQKQMGQKLQPQGVRLQLPLHPGQSYMLKVDPFTGSAPITGDYGSVREQSDNQERSPVELAADWEIVHADLNSLTLDNARLRVDGGEWSELQPVIFIQEQLLAYGRTVTAELEFAFAVGFDTARQRELYLVIERPEELEVELNGARVETAGSGWWRDISFRTIDISGLAAAGRNTLVLRMEFHSSQEIADRLARAKAFEAEGNKLTIDQELESIYLLGDFGVHSGSGFTDGERRAVCTEGPFQLMEPARQVQTGDLTRQGFPFFSGSLRLRQTLELDAARASGAQWFFQSPPDAIVTKLFINGAEVRSFLWEPYDADISSFLHSGSNVIELELTGSCRNLLGPHHHIKGEVYKVGPDSYKDKPGWTDKDLDKDTHVYQTRYAFVKFGLAASPLIYVEQA encoded by the coding sequence ATGACGAACCGAGAGACGAACAGGATATTGAACCCGTGGGATACCTTGAAAAACCCGCCTGCCGCCTACCGCTCCGTTCCGCTTTGGTCCTGGAATGACCTGCTTGAGAAAGAGGAGCTGGAGCGGCAGATTGAAGAGATGCACCGGGCGGGAATAGGCGGCTTTTTCATGCATGCCCGGGGCGGGCTGCAAACGCCGTACATGGGCGAAGAATGGATGGAGGCCATCCGCACTTCGATTGAGAAAAGCCGCGAGCTGGGGATGAACGCCTGGTTCTATGACGAGAACGGTTGGCCCAGCGGTTTTGCAGACGGGAAGGTTCCCGCCAAAGGACTGGACTATCAGCAGAAACGGCTGGTCTGTGAACAGGCTCCATTTGAGGATGTTCCAGCGGAACGGATCATCGGCTGGTACGCCGCTGGACCGGACGGGGGAGCGGACTACCGGCTGCTGCCTCCGGGTGAAGAAGCCCGTGCTGATCTTCGAATCAGCTATGATGTGAATCCTTACTATACGGATACACTCAGTTCTATGGCTGTAAAAGAATTTATCGACAGCACCTATGAGCGCTACTGGAAGCAGTTCGGAGAAAAATACGGCGGGGAGCTGAGCGGGATATTCACGGATGAGCCGCAGTTTGGACGCGGCGCGCTTCCCTGGTCTTTTGAGCTGGAGGATATGTTCATCAGAAGACATGGCGGCAACGTGAAGGAGGTTCTGCCGGCTCTCTTCCTGGATACGATGGGCGCAAGCAGGGCCAGATACGCTTACTGGGAGACCGTAACCTTTATGTTCACGCAGGCCTATGCCAAGCAAATCGGCGACTGGTGCGCAGGCAAGGGCTGGTCGGCGACCGGACATGTCGTCGATGAGCAGGAGCTGATGCATCAAGTGACCTCCGTCGGCGATCCGATGGCCTTCTATGAGCATCTGCAGATTCCCGGCTGCGACTGGCTGGGCCGGTTCGTCGGAAACGATGCCATGGTGCCGAAGCAGGTCAGCTCGGTGGCCCGCCAGCTCGGCAAAAAGCGGGCCATCACCGAGAGCTTCGGCTGCTCCGGCTGGAACGTCAGCTTTGCCGATCTCAAGCGGATCGGCGAGTGGCAGTTCGTGCATGGCATCAATTTGCTGTGCCAGCATTTGCAGGGCTATTCCTTAAGGGGGCTGCGCAAGCGGGATTACCCGCCTTCCCTGTTCTATCAGCAGCCGTGGTGGAGTGAATACAAAAACTTCAACGACTATTTCGCCCGGCTGTCCCTGCTGCTGTCCGAAGGCGCCGCCCAGGCGGAGGTGCTTCTGCTGCATCCGGTGCGCACAGCCTGGACGCTGCAGCGCGGCGGAGATTATTCCGCCGTGATCCCTTATCATGAGGCATTCGCCCGGCTCACCAGATGGCTGTGCCAAAGCCTGATTGAGCATGACTATGGCAGCGAGGGCATTATCGCCGGACATGGCCGGGTCAGCGGCGGCAGCTTCATCGTCGGCGAAGCGGCATACCGCGTAGTCATAGTGCCGCCAAGTGTGACGGTGGACCGGCGTACGGCAGAGCTGCTTCGGGAATTTTCTGCACAGGGCGGGACGCTGATTGCTTTTGAGCCTTATCCGGTGCTGGTTGACGGGCAGGAGGATGCAGAGTTTGCACGCTTCATGGAGGCAGCGGTCCTGCCGGAATGGAGCTGCGAGGCATTGTGCCGGGCGGTGTCTGCCGGGGCAGGACCATCTCTCCAGATATCCGGCGGGAACGGTGAACCCGTTGCTGCGGATACACTCAATGTGCGGACGCTGGAGCTTGCAGGTTCGATTCTGCATTATGTGGTGAACTCCGGCACGGAGTTCTACCCGCTGCTGAATATACAGCTGACCCGCCAGGGTACAGTTTCACTGGTAGATCTGGAAACAGGAGAGATCCGTCCGCTGGAGCAGAAACTGTTGGGGCGTGATCTAATGGAGCTGGAGCCGCTGGAGCGTGATCAAATGGAGCAGGAACTACTGGAGCAGGAACTACCGGAGCAGGAGCAGGTGCAGGCGGGGCAGAAGCAGATGGGGCAGAAACTACAGCCACAGGGCGTGCGCCTGCAGCTCCCGCTGCATCCCGGCCAGTCCTATATGCTGAAGGTCGATCCGTTTACGGGTTCAGCCCCAATCACTGGGGATTACGGGAGTGTGCGGGAACAATCGGATAACCAAGAACGTTCGCCGGTGGAGCTTGCAGCGGATTGGGAAATCGTGCATGCCGATCTCAACAGCTTGACGCTGGACAACGCCCGCCTTCGGGTAGATGGCGGTGAATGGTCGGAGCTGCAGCCTGTGATATTTATCCAGGAACAGCTGCTGGCTTATGGCCGGACAGTGACGGCGGAACTGGAATTTGCATTTGCAGTCGGCTTCGATACCGCGAGGCAGCGGGAGTTGTATCTCGTAATCGAACGGCCGGAGGAGCTGGAGGTTGAGCTGAACGGGGCCAGGGTAGAGACGGCCGGCAGCGGCTGGTGGCGGGATATCTCGTTCAGAACCATCGATATTAGCGGCCTGGCGGCTGCTGGACGGAACACGCTTGTCCTGAGAATGGAATTCCACAGCTCGCAGGAAATCGCGGATCGGCTGGCACGGGCCAAGGCATTTGAAGCAGAAGGCAACAAGCTGACGATCGATCAGGAGCTGGAGAGCATTTATCTGCTCGGCGATTTTGGAGTCCATTCCGGTTCGGGGTTCACGGACGGGGAGCGGAGAGCGGTATGTACTGAAGGGCCTTTTCAATTGATGGAGCCGGCCCGGCAGGTGCAGACGGGAGATTTGACCCGGCAGGGTTTCCCGTTCTTTTCCGGCAGCCTCCGTTTACGGCAGACGCTGGAACTTGATGCAGCGCGAGCTTCGGGAGCACAATGGTTCTTTCAATCCCCCCCTGACGCAATAGTAACCAAGCTGTTCATCAACGGGGCGGAGGTGCGCAGCTTCCTGTGGGAGCCGTATGACGCAGACATTTCTTCCTTTTTGCACAGCGGGAGCAACGTCATTGAACTGGAGCTGACGGGCAGCTGCCGCAATCTGCTGGGACCGCATCATCATATCAAAGGTGAAGTTTACAAGGTTGGGCCGGACAGCTATAAGGATAAGCCGGGCTGGACCGACAAGGACCTGGATAAGGATACGCATGTGTATCAGACGCGGTACGCTTTTGTAAAGTTTGGACTGGCGGCTTCTCCGCTTATCTATGTAGAGCAGGCTTAG
- a CDS encoding CapA family protein gives MTEIQIAAVGDLMVKRYIISEARRSDGTHSFDALFAKVAPYLKQADLTIGNLETTFAGNGPNSRRTLRSSGPIFKCPDELAPALKKAGFDVLVTANNHCMDYGTPGLIRTLQVLDRNGISHTGTSRSLEESKQVLIKNVKGIKIGILSYTAGTNRIPVPANRPWLVNRIETGKISREIRKLKKKVDLVLLYLHFGNEYHYTPNKRQKQLVNLFFKHGANIILGSHPHVLQPMESRGKKKFVIYSLGNFVSTKLMNIPYTQSGIILNLTIQKDQKGNTNITNVNYIPTGVDRRMASGSTMTEVVPIRDALKTGVPDRTGRRNHLNRMLNHTESILKREKRRH, from the coding sequence ATGACGGAAATACAAATAGCCGCTGTGGGAGACCTTATGGTCAAACGTTACATTATTTCGGAGGCCAGACGGTCTGACGGTACCCATTCGTTCGACGCCTTGTTTGCAAAAGTGGCTCCATATCTGAAACAGGCAGATTTGACGATCGGAAATCTCGAAACCACCTTTGCCGGAAACGGGCCAAACTCCCGGAGAACGCTACGGTCTTCCGGCCCGATATTCAAGTGCCCGGATGAACTGGCTCCTGCGCTAAAAAAAGCCGGGTTCGATGTCTTAGTGACGGCGAACAATCACTGCATGGATTATGGAACCCCGGGTCTGATCCGGACGCTGCAGGTGCTGGACCGCAATGGAATCAGCCATACCGGTACATCCAGATCATTGGAAGAATCCAAGCAAGTTCTGATCAAAAATGTAAAAGGGATTAAGATCGGAATCCTCTCCTATACGGCAGGAACCAACAGGATTCCCGTACCGGCGAACCGGCCGTGGCTCGTCAATCGGATCGAAACCGGCAAAATCAGCCGGGAGATCCGGAAATTAAAAAAGAAAGTCGATCTGGTCCTGCTGTATTTGCATTTTGGGAACGAATATCACTATACTCCCAACAAGAGGCAAAAACAGCTGGTGAACCTCTTCTTTAAACATGGCGCCAACATCATTCTGGGATCTCATCCGCATGTTCTCCAGCCCATGGAATCCCGGGGAAAGAAAAAATTTGTGATTTATTCGCTGGGGAACTTTGTGTCGACTAAACTTATGAATATTCCTTATACACAAAGCGGAATCATTCTTAATCTCACCATTCAAAAGGATCAAAAAGGAAACACGAATATCACTAACGTCAATTACATCCCGACTGGCGTGGATCGGAGAATGGCAAGCGGCAGCACAATGACTGAGGTTGTCCCCATCCGCGATGCATTGAAGACGGGCGTACCGGATAGAACAGGCCGGCGGAATCACCTGAATCGGATGCTGAACCATACCGAGTCCATTCTGAAGAGGGAAAAGCGCCGTCATTAA
- a CDS encoding cache domain-containing sensor histidine kinase has product MKSLDYLRRQSFRSKLKIAFLAVILLSVLMTGGLSYYISAATLEKNALKLTQDTVVRSAQIVDEKLNKLMLIMMTFMISQPFHDMLKDAAAGDTSRYYTHLNDLDNVFSQARIAEPLIQSIYVSTPIGEFYPSSMNRNRLTSFKDTFLYGRIEQEQKNIWVEGHEDMLFSGKDRVISLILEPIFDTPVSGVYIVVNIREDGFRKLVQGDTGAGAASFLLNAEGKTVYPVKEPLVRQAVDGGNLSGMMKSPEGNQSFDLDGKTYLLNYAHLGIADWTMTTIQSQASVLKDMVYVKWLIGAVALAAFTVTTLISGAFTGYLLVPLQGLMKVMKRVESNDLSARFESGSGDELAQVGFRFNRMLEQIVVLIGEVTEAETHKRSAEIKALSAQMDPHFLYNTLNTIYWKLNLKQVEPSQKMVLSLSRLFQLGLNKGQEITTLSKELEHVRQYLELQSSCYEGLFHYEIHVREPELAALSIPRIILQPLVENSILHGFRDLESGGRIEIEIAGDGERWVLAVRDNGSGMEEDQVRALFWQESEKGYAVSNLIRRLQLYYGDSAEFYVDSAAGRGTEVRISVPKKGEH; this is encoded by the coding sequence GTGAAAAGCTTGGACTATCTCCGCAGGCAATCGTTCCGCAGCAAACTCAAAATCGCATTTCTGGCCGTCATCCTGCTCTCGGTGCTGATGACCGGAGGGCTGTCCTATTACATCTCGGCGGCCACCCTGGAGAAAAATGCCCTGAAGCTTACACAGGACACGGTCGTAAGATCCGCGCAGATTGTGGATGAGAAACTGAACAAGCTGATGCTGATTATGATGACATTCATGATCAGCCAGCCCTTTCATGACATGCTGAAGGATGCCGCCGCCGGGGACACCAGCCGGTATTACACGCATCTGAACGATCTTGATAACGTTTTCTCGCAGGCGCGGATTGCCGAGCCGCTGATCCAGTCCATTTATGTTTCTACGCCAATCGGCGAATTCTACCCGTCGTCGATGAACCGCAACCGGCTCACCTCGTTCAAGGATACCTTTCTATACGGCCGCATCGAACAGGAGCAAAAAAACATCTGGGTAGAAGGCCATGAGGATATGCTGTTCTCCGGCAAAGACCGTGTCATCTCGCTGATCCTGGAGCCGATTTTTGACACACCGGTCAGCGGCGTCTATATTGTCGTGAATATCCGTGAAGACGGCTTCCGCAAGCTGGTGCAGGGGGACACCGGGGCTGGAGCGGCCAGTTTTTTGCTGAATGCAGAAGGGAAGACGGTATACCCGGTAAAAGAACCGCTCGTCCGGCAGGCGGTAGACGGCGGAAATCTCAGCGGCATGATGAAAAGCCCGGAGGGCAACCAGTCCTTCGACCTGGACGGGAAAACCTATCTGCTTAATTATGCCCATCTCGGCATTGCAGATTGGACGATGACCACCATCCAGTCCCAGGCCAGTGTGCTGAAGGATATGGTCTATGTCAAATGGCTGATCGGCGCGGTAGCCCTGGCGGCCTTCACCGTCACTACACTGATCTCCGGGGCATTTACGGGTTATCTGCTGGTGCCGCTGCAGGGGCTGATGAAGGTGATGAAACGGGTGGAGAGCAACGATCTGTCGGCCCGTTTTGAGAGCGGCAGCGGGGATGAGCTGGCCCAGGTGGGCTTCCGGTTCAACCGGATGCTGGAACAGATTGTTGTGCTGATCGGGGAGGTCACCGAGGCTGAAACACATAAGCGCTCAGCGGAGATCAAGGCGCTGTCAGCACAGATGGACCCGCATTTTCTGTACAATACCCTGAACACGATTTACTGGAAACTTAATCTGAAGCAGGTTGAGCCGTCGCAGAAAATGGTCCTGTCGCTCTCCCGCCTGTTCCAGCTGGGGCTGAACAAAGGCCAGGAAATCACAACCTTATCCAAGGAACTGGAGCATGTGCGCCAGTATTTGGAGCTGCAGTCGAGCTGTTATGAAGGCTTATTCCATTATGAGATTCATGTCCGCGAACCGGAGCTGGCTGCGCTGTCCATTCCCCGGATCATTCTGCAGCCGCTGGTTGAGAACAGCATTCTGCACGGCTTCCGTGATCTCGAAAGCGGAGGCCGCATCGAAATCGAAATTGCCGGGGACGGGGAACGCTGGGTGCTTGCCGTGCGTGATAACGGCAGCGGCATGGAGGAGGACCAGGTGCGCGCGCTTTTTTGGCAGGAATCGGAGAAGGGGTATGCCGTGTCCAATCTGATCCGGCGGCTTCAGCTGTATTACGGGGACAGTGCGGAATTCTACGTGGACAGCGCAGCTGGGCGCGGAACAGAAGTACGGATTTCTGTACCCAAGAAAGGGGAGCATTAA
- a CDS encoding response regulator, which translates to MYNHETVSLCIIDDIKSVVDGLTAMSWEDQGIQVAGVSGNGEEGLKLITEVRPDLVITDIRMPRMDGLSMLRAVLEDNRSCKVILISGYADFEYAQQAVQLGAFDFVVKPFSEEDIMAAVLRAKAEILEERSRRLSLREMEIKLRESMPVLRQEYFTLLVSHRTSWEQAAGRWEFLNIELNPRGFVVMLIEIDRFQEQVAELSIREVELIRFSLLNITQETIAEYAGCAVFRARHNRYLAVMNDTGPVSPIEIAEQCCRNIERYTKFTVSVGVGGRVEETSELPDSYRQAHRALAHHLFTEGNAAIMYDDLHQTGSQEPLALEYKDELLLALRSGNAGRADAILSAIAETLHPLISRQNPDYLLSLYDELAASAIRTFYELVPYRDIQPLIQKFRAVQGTAGLPLASLQRQLLALCTEGAGLVRQNSLSEGQKVIYEAIDYIKSRLPEDITVGECAAHVHLSASYFSSLFKKVTGMTVTQFTTSERIQKAKALLVEGAQVQEVASAVGYEERRYFSEMFKKITGQTPTEFRAGYHPDQPER; encoded by the coding sequence ATGTACAATCACGAGACGGTCAGTCTCTGCATTATCGATGACATTAAAAGCGTAGTGGATGGCCTTACCGCCATGAGCTGGGAAGATCAGGGGATTCAGGTTGCAGGGGTGTCGGGCAATGGCGAGGAGGGGCTGAAGCTGATCACCGAAGTGCGGCCGGATCTGGTCATCACGGATATCCGGATGCCCAGAATGGACGGGCTGAGCATGCTGCGTGCGGTCCTGGAGGACAACCGCAGCTGCAAGGTGATCCTGATCAGCGGCTATGCCGATTTTGAATATGCGCAGCAGGCGGTGCAGCTGGGAGCTTTTGATTTTGTGGTGAAGCCTTTCTCCGAAGAGGATATCATGGCGGCAGTGCTGCGGGCCAAAGCTGAGATCCTTGAGGAGAGATCCAGGCGGCTCAGCCTCAGAGAAATGGAGATCAAGCTGCGCGAGAGTATGCCGGTGCTGCGCCAGGAATACTTTACACTGCTCGTGAGCCACCGTACGTCCTGGGAACAGGCGGCGGGGCGCTGGGAGTTCCTGAACATTGAACTGAATCCGCGCGGATTCGTGGTGATGCTGATCGAAATCGACCGTTTTCAGGAGCAGGTGGCCGAGCTGTCTATCCGTGAAGTGGAGCTGATCCGCTTCTCCCTGCTCAACATCACCCAGGAGACGATTGCAGAATATGCGGGCTGTGCCGTGTTCCGGGCCCGCCATAATCGGTACCTGGCTGTGATGAACGATACCGGCCCGGTCAGTCCCATTGAAATTGCGGAGCAGTGCTGCCGGAATATTGAGCGTTATACCAAGTTCACGGTATCAGTCGGGGTCGGCGGCAGAGTGGAGGAGACAAGCGAGCTGCCAGATTCCTACCGCCAGGCCCACCGGGCGCTGGCCCATCACCTGTTCACAGAAGGCAACGCGGCCATTATGTATGATGACCTGCACCAGACCGGGAGCCAGGAGCCGCTGGCCCTGGAGTACAAGGATGAACTGCTGCTGGCGCTGCGTTCCGGCAATGCCGGACGGGCTGACGCAATTCTGTCGGCCATCGCCGAGACACTGCATCCCCTCATCTCCCGGCAGAATCCCGATTATCTTCTCAGCCTGTACGACGAGCTGGCGGCCTCGGCGATCCGCACCTTTTATGAATTGGTTCCGTACCGGGACATTCAGCCTCTGATCCAGAAGTTCAGGGCGGTGCAGGGAACGGCGGGGCTGCCGCTGGCCTCCCTGCAGCGGCAGCTGCTGGCACTGTGCACAGAGGGAGCCGGACTCGTCCGGCAGAACAGCCTGTCCGAAGGGCAGAAGGTGATCTATGAAGCCATTGACTACATCAAAAGCCGCTTGCCGGAAGACATCACCGTCGGCGAATGTGCGGCTCATGTCCACCTCAGCGCCAGCTATTTTTCCAGCCTGTTCAAGAAGGTGACCGGGATGACGGTCACGCAGTTTACGACCTCGGAGCGCATCCAGAAGGCGAAGGCGCTGCTGGTGGAGGGAGCGCAGGTGCAGGAAGTGGCTTCTGCTGTGGGTTATGAGGAGCGCAGATATTTCAGCGAGATGTTCAAGAAAATCACCGGCCAGACCCCGACGGAGTTCAGGGCGGGCTATCATCCGGACCAGCCGGAGAGGTAA